CCTGACTGTGTTCGGAGACGCCCTCCTGTGTTCAGCTGCTATCATCTACCTGGGTCCTTTCCCGCCGGTGCGGCGCCAGGAGCTACTAGACAAGTGGCTGGCTCTGTGTAGGGGCTTTCAGGAGACCCTGGGTCCAGATGATGTGGCACAGGCATGGAAGCAGACGCAAAAATCTGTCGTCACGCCACCAAAGAACCCCCTGCTCTCCATACGCTCTCCCTTCAGCCTTCTGTCCTTGCTGAGCTCTGAATCTGAACAGCTCCAGTGGGACCGAGACTTGAAGCCCCAGGCGAAGTCAGCCCGCCTGGCAGGCCTGCTTCTGAGAAGCAACACCCACTACTCCAGTTGCCGTTGGCCTCTAGTGCTTGACCCCGACAACCAGGCCCTCATCTGGCTGAACCCGCTGCCTCGGCAAGAGACTAGATCCTTGGTCCCAggccccactgagcacagaggtaAAGCCAGGGATGATGAACACAATGCTTCTCGGGTCTCTGAACTGCCAACACTCTTGGCCACATGTGGTCTTCCCTTTCATAATGAAGACACTAAATTTTTGTGGCCAGGGTATCCTAGACTTCATCAGCCCATATGATATTAATCAATTAGGTCATATTTGCATCTTAGGGCCTATTTTGCAATGATTCTGAATCTACATGGCTGACCAGTCTATGATCTTCCACTTCCCTGGTTTACCCAGCACTCTTAGAAACTTGGCCTACAACTCAGAATCTTCCTTACTATCCAAATTTACCCCATGTTCAGGAATTCTGGGGAAATATTTCTATTAGCTCTGCTCGAAGCAGAGACCCATCTGGGTAGAGTATCAGAAGGATGTGTTTCCTAGGGGAAGGAAATAAGGGTGTTTATTTTCTAGAAGAGGTTGGGAATGGCACTGGGGAGAATAATAGACATCTATAATGGACTAGGTACGTAATAAAGTGGTCTGCAATATGGGCTCTATAATCAGACTGTCTGGGTCAAATATCTGTTCTTTCCTAGCTGTGTAAATAGGGCAAGGTACTTAATCGCTCTAAGTCCAAATTTATTTGCAATAAAATgagcattattttaattatatatttatttatttattatatataaatatttaattatatttaattataccCATCTCATAAAACATATTAAGATAATTCATGTAAAAGGGATTTACACAGTGCCTAAAAATAATAAGTTCCCCAAAATGTTAGTGTCACTACTAACGTATTACTGCTACCATTATTCTACTCCATCCCTTGGCTGTCCAGCACAACCTTCCATTGTGCCCATACCCCATTAAACAAATGCCCATGACACAACTATTCCATGTAAGTGAATTTACCCCCTCTCTAATAAGAGGCACCCTGAAGAAACCTCCAGCTGTAGCGTCCAATTCTGAGTCCACGAACTGTGAACGATGTTCACAGTTCTTGATCAGACCCAGATGTGGCTCTTTGTGATTCTGTAACCTATGATAGAGTGAGTATGTGCTAAATCTCACCCTAGTAATACACCTGATACGCAGAGTAAAGCAAAATCAAACCGAGATAACTACAGTAAATGTCCTGTTTAGAAACTGGGTAAGAGTAAGAAACACACACTTGTCTATTAGTCTTCAGCATGTGCTGTGTGACACCAGACAGTGACAGTAAAGAGAATGAttagcgggtgcctgggtggctcagtgggttaagcctctgccttcggctcaggtcatgatctcagggtcctgggatcaagtcccacatcgggctctctgctcagcggggagcctgcttcccccgccctctgctgacctctctgcctccttgtgatctctctccatcaaataaataaataaataaaatctttaaaaaaaaacccagaatgatTAGCATCACTTTACTGGCTATAGCGGGAGTTCTTGGATAGCCACTTTGGCTgtcctgagttttttttttttttttcagtgcagaTAAATACAGGTTTAATGATCCATTGTTCTTCACATAGATGGCTACAGAGACTTTATAATCTCAGGATACACAACCATACAACAAAGACCAATCAGCCAATTCTCAAATAAACTTGGCTTCTTACAACTATCCTGTAAACACTGCAGCCTTTCTTCCATCCAAAATGACATTCATCTCACATGAAAAGTTATTATGGGGGAACCAGTAACCTAGATTTGTGGCCAAAagtaaaaaccaagaaaaaatagtaattcgGTGGTTAGTTGGTGAAAGATGGATATCTGGTGCCCTTCACTGTGCTGCTTTGCTCTTCTTACTCTTGCTCTTTTTGTCCCTCTTCTTCAGCCCATCCATGTTAGCTCTCAATAGATTTGAGTAAGCCATCTGAAACTTGTTCACTTCTTTGGAGCTCACCACGGTGCTGATCTTCTTTTTCCCATCAGTAGTTCCTAACAGACACTTGTTGTCTGAGGGCTCAAAGCCCTCTACAGAACCCTTCCTTGGAATCGGTTTAGTTCGACCATCATACTTCTTCAGGGTGATGAACACGTTGCCCGACAACCGGCACTTCTGAAACAGTCTGGTCAGCTCCGTCAGGAACTGCTCGCTCTCCAGGAGCACCATCCCGGCGCCGCTAGCTCCCTGGTGTCAGCGTAAGGCCCAGGCAATTCGGCTGTCCTGAGTTCTGATGAACAGTATACTTTTCCTAGTTCACTGTCCCCAGTGCTATCTGTGAAAGGAATATTGGGGAAGAGTCTCCTGTTTGTAGCTGTTCTGCCTTACATACCCACTTCCTATTGGAATGGGATGGGGCCTTAGGATTTGCCTTAAAATGAAGCAAACATGAATCACTTATTACCAGACAGGGGCTTTTCTAGCTAATTTCTTTAGCTCTCTCAACTTTTTCCTTCAGATTGCATGTGTAAGGACTCTATTAGCTATTAACCAATGCCAGAAATCTTGGCATATTCTCATTCTTGAATTTAAACCCCactttttgtcttctctcttaaCACTGGTTCTAGGGACTCTAGCTATCCCACTAAGCCTTAATGTAAATGTCACCCATCTAAACCTTGGCCTTAACCTCAGAGCTGTAGTAATGAAACAGAGCAGTGATCTTAGGCTAACTGGCTATGGAATGTAACCCCTATTACTTGGGGCTGTATCCCAATCAAAAGGGGGAGGTTGCTTAAAAAGAGAAGTGCTTGGGATGGACCAGGCTCTTCAAATAGCCAATAATTTCCTATTCCATGCAACATAAGgtagaaaatcatttttacaaATCAGCAAGATGCATGAGTATCTGATCATCTGTGGTCTGAAATTGCTTGATatgtagaaaggaaaggaaagaaaagcagaaaggaaatttctttaagtttttttctggAGGTTGTTCCTCTTATCTAAGTAGAGAAGTAGCCAGCATGCCTTCTACTAAATCCACAGAAGTTCAATGAGCATATGGTCCAAGTCCCATGAAATAAACCAACTTCTTACCCACTACATAAACtagcaggcagaagaaaaatcctcattgcccctccccactactaATTCACTGTATCAGTTGGGAATGCTGTCATGATCAGTAACAAAAGCTCAACTTACCATGgcttaagaaataagaatttatgggcgcctgggtgactcagtgggttaagcctcgcctttggctcaggtcatgatctcagggttctgggatcaagcccttcatcaggctctctgctcagcagggaacctgtttccccctctctctttgcctgcccctctgcccacttgtga
This DNA window, taken from Lutra lutra chromosome 10, mLutLut1.2, whole genome shotgun sequence, encodes the following:
- the LOC125078225 gene encoding signal recognition particle 14 kDa protein-like, with product MVLLESEQFLTELTRLFQKCRLSGNVFITLKKYDGRTKPIPRKGSVEGFEPSDNKCLLGTTDGKKKISTVVSSKEVNKFQMAYSNLLRANMDGLKKRDKKSKSKKSKAAQ